A DNA window from Hydrogenophaga taeniospiralis contains the following coding sequences:
- a CDS encoding ribonucleotide-diphosphate reductase subunit beta, which produces MLTWDEQVTPSSKPAPLPLATSMPGVPVSLSDAPLSSSASAGTPGARRINVADKRIINGKTDVNQLVPFKYKWAWEKYLATCANHWMPQEVNMSRDIALWKDPNGLTEDERRIVKRNLGFFVTADSLAANNIVLGTYRHITAPECRQFLLRQAFEEAIHTHAYQYIVESLGLDESEIFNAYNEVQSIRDKDEFLIPFIEAIMDPAFKTGTEKDDQTLLKSLIVFACLMEGLFFYVGFTQILALGRQNKMTGAAEQYQYILRDESMHCNFGIDLINAIKLENPMLWTPEFKAEIKALFIKAVELEYRYAEDTMPRGVLGLNASMFKGYLRYIANRRATQIGLEPMFPNEENPFPWMSEMIDLKKERNFFETRVIEYQSGGALSWD; this is translated from the coding sequence ATGTTGACCTGGGACGAACAAGTCACTCCCTCATCGAAGCCCGCACCTCTTCCCCTGGCAACCAGCATGCCGGGTGTGCCAGTGTCACTGTCTGACGCCCCCCTCTCTTCTTCCGCCAGCGCAGGCACGCCAGGCGCGCGCCGCATCAACGTGGCCGACAAGCGCATCATCAACGGCAAGACCGACGTCAACCAGCTCGTGCCGTTCAAGTACAAGTGGGCCTGGGAAAAATACCTCGCCACCTGCGCCAACCACTGGATGCCGCAGGAAGTGAACATGAGCCGCGACATCGCGCTCTGGAAAGATCCCAATGGTCTGACCGAAGACGAGCGCCGCATCGTCAAGCGCAACCTCGGCTTCTTCGTGACCGCCGATTCGCTGGCCGCCAACAACATCGTGCTGGGCACCTACCGCCACATCACGGCGCCCGAGTGCCGCCAATTCCTGCTGCGCCAGGCGTTTGAAGAGGCCATCCACACCCACGCCTACCAGTACATCGTGGAGTCGCTGGGTCTGGACGAGTCCGAGATCTTCAACGCCTACAACGAGGTCCAGTCGATCCGAGACAAGGACGAGTTCCTGATCCCCTTCATCGAAGCGATCATGGACCCGGCGTTCAAGACCGGCACAGAGAAGGACGACCAGACCCTGCTCAAGAGCCTGATCGTGTTTGCCTGTCTCATGGAAGGCCTGTTCTTCTACGTCGGGTTCACACAGATTCTCGCGCTCGGTCGCCAGAACAAGATGACGGGTGCCGCTGAGCAGTACCAGTACATCCTGCGCGACGAGTCCATGCACTGCAATTTCGGCATCGACCTGATCAACGCGATCAAGCTGGAAAATCCGATGCTGTGGACGCCGGAATTCAAGGCCGAGATCAAGGCCTTGTTCATCAAGGCCGTGGAGCTCGAATACCGCTACGCCGAAGACACCATGCCGCGCGGCGTGCTGGGCCTCAACGCTTCCATGTTCAAGGGCTACCTGCGCTACATCGCCAACCGGCGCGCCACGCAGATCGGCCTGGAGCCCATGTTCCCGAACGAAGAGAACCCGTTCCCCTGGATGAGCGAAATGATCGACCTCAAGAAGGAGCGCAATTTCTTCGAGACCCGCGTGATCGAGTACCAGTCCGGCGGGGCGCTCTCCTGGGACTGA
- a CDS encoding carbohydrate kinase family protein: protein MSILICGSLAFDTIMTFEGRFAEQILPSQLHILNVSFLVPGLRREYGGCAGNIAYGLRQLGAQAVPLATLGSDGQEYLARLQSLGVDTRHVSTSADSYTAQAMIMTDRDNNQITAFHPGAMSQAHENPVPQREDIALAIIAPDGREAMLSHARQLHAAGVPFVFDPGQGLPMFNGEELTQFIELASWVAVNDYEARMLSDRTGLTLQAVAAKVRGLIVTLGEQGCEVWSDGQKTVVPGVSATEVLDPTGCGDAFRAALLHGLEQGWSLQRCAELGNRMGATKIASRGGQNYTLPAANN, encoded by the coding sequence ATGTCCATCCTCATTTGCGGTTCCCTGGCGTTTGACACCATCATGACCTTCGAGGGTCGCTTCGCCGAGCAGATCCTGCCCAGCCAGTTGCACATCCTCAATGTGTCGTTCCTGGTGCCGGGCCTGCGTCGCGAGTACGGGGGGTGTGCGGGCAACATCGCCTACGGCCTGCGTCAGCTGGGTGCTCAGGCCGTGCCACTGGCCACGCTGGGCAGCGATGGGCAGGAGTACCTTGCGCGGCTCCAGTCGCTGGGGGTGGACACCCGGCATGTGTCCACGTCGGCCGACAGCTACACCGCCCAGGCCATGATCATGACCGACCGCGACAACAACCAGATCACCGCGTTCCACCCGGGGGCCATGTCCCAGGCGCACGAGAACCCGGTACCCCAGCGCGAGGACATCGCCCTGGCCATCATCGCGCCCGATGGCCGCGAGGCCATGCTGTCCCATGCCCGGCAACTGCATGCGGCGGGCGTGCCGTTTGTGTTTGACCCGGGGCAGGGGCTGCCCATGTTCAATGGGGAAGAGCTGACCCAGTTCATCGAGCTGGCCAGCTGGGTCGCGGTCAACGACTACGAGGCGCGGATGCTGTCGGACCGCACCGGGCTCACGCTGCAAGCGGTGGCGGCCAAGGTGCGCGGCCTCATCGTCACCCTGGGCGAACAGGGTTGCGAAGTCTGGAGCGACGGGCAGAAGACCGTTGTCCCCGGGGTGTCCGCGACCGAGGTGCTGGATCCCACCGGCTGTGGGGATGCGTTTCGGGCGGCCCTGCTGCACGGCCTGGAACAAGGCTGGTCATTGCAGCGTTGCGCCGAGCTGGGCAACCGCATGGGTGCCACCAAGATCGCCAGCCGCGGGGGACAGAACTACACGCTGCCGGCGGCCAACAACTGA
- a CDS encoding histone, translated as MATAKKAPAKKAAPAKKAAAPAKKAAPAKKAAPAKKAAPAKKAAPAKKAAPAKKAAPAKKAAPAKKAAPAKKAAPAKKAAPAKKAAPAKKAAPAKKAAPAKKAAPAKKAAPAKKAAPAKKAAPAKKAAPAKKAAPAKKAAAPAKKAAPAKKAEPAKTPAAPAAPAAQTKLNPQAAWPFPTSSKP; from the coding sequence ATGGCAACTGCGAAAAAAGCCCCGGCTAAAAAAGCCGCCCCGGCCAAGAAGGCCGCCGCACCTGCGAAGAAGGCAGCACCTGCGAAGAAGGCAGCACCTGCGAAGAAGGCAGCACCTGCGAAGAAGGCAGCACCTGCGAAGAAGGCAGCGCCTGCGAAGAAGGCAGCACCTGCGAAGAAGGCTGCACCTGCGAAGAAGGCTGCACCTGCGAAGAAGGCTGCACCTGCGAAGAAGGCAGCGCCTGCGAAGAAGGCAGCGCCTGCGAAGAAGGCAGCGCCTGCGAAGAAGGCAGCTCCTGCGAAGAAGGCAGCTCCTGCGAAGAAGGCTGCACCTGCGAAGAAGGCTGCTCCTGCGAAGAAGGCAGCTCCTGCGAAGAAGGCAGCTCCTGCGAAGAAGGCAGCTCCTGCCAAGAAAGCCGCAGCTCCGGCCAAGAAGGCAGCCCCCGCAAAAAAAGCTGAGCCGGCTAAAACGCCGGCAGCCCCAGCTGCCCCTGCGGCCCAAACCAAGCTCAACCCACAGGCTGCCTGGCCGTTTCCGACGTCCAGCAAGCCCTGA
- a CDS encoding DUF3426 domain-containing protein gives MSFTTRCPACGTMFKVVPDQLKISDGWVRCGHCADVFDATLYLDTWKPPVSTPQQANGEPSDLRAPAPGAASVGTGASFEDAVRPPLAGPDRAVQTSAIRDPKRPAGGAAPAATDARRAAEPPALPAEDRAEDDEKGDWLSGPAPSEEPMGEEVRGPGPGEGLPTPAIASAGRTIRTDRVVAPRPRGGLVAGSHSLLLNTEEDEEADFHAELRRFAAASAAAAVESAVAPAPAQAPASEAMPKPKPARVPTRPAVPAPPPVSKPLAPKPEASADEDEDEEVAEVPLEPGFMRQARRRAFWHTPGMRALLATLVVLLATALVVQWSLHNRDQLAARQPALAPLLSLLCEPLGCEVGPVRQIDAVVIDSSTLVRRLGNFYSFDLVLKNNASMPVAVPALELSLTDARDAVLSRRVFLPEELPGGPTLLPAQGSLPLSLRLSINDAGASPMAGYRALVFYP, from the coding sequence ATGAGTTTCACCACCCGCTGTCCAGCCTGCGGAACGATGTTCAAGGTCGTTCCCGACCAGCTCAAGATTTCCGATGGCTGGGTGCGTTGTGGTCACTGCGCCGACGTGTTCGACGCCACCTTGTACCTGGACACCTGGAAACCCCCGGTGTCCACGCCGCAGCAGGCGAATGGTGAGCCATCGGATCTGCGGGCGCCAGCGCCTGGAGCGGCCTCGGTCGGTACCGGCGCATCGTTTGAGGATGCCGTCCGCCCGCCACTGGCCGGCCCGGACCGTGCCGTGCAAACGTCGGCCATCCGCGACCCAAAGCGACCCGCGGGTGGCGCAGCGCCGGCGGCCACCGATGCGCGTCGTGCCGCTGAACCGCCGGCCCTGCCTGCGGAAGATCGGGCTGAGGACGATGAGAAGGGTGACTGGCTCTCGGGCCCGGCGCCTTCGGAGGAACCGATGGGCGAGGAGGTGCGCGGCCCAGGGCCGGGCGAGGGGCTGCCAACGCCGGCCATCGCTTCCGCCGGGCGCACGATCCGGACGGATCGGGTGGTTGCTCCACGGCCCAGAGGCGGTCTGGTGGCCGGTTCGCATTCCTTGTTGCTCAACACGGAGGAGGACGAAGAGGCCGATTTTCATGCCGAGTTGCGGCGCTTTGCCGCCGCATCCGCTGCGGCCGCGGTTGAGTCGGCGGTGGCACCGGCACCTGCTCAAGCGCCTGCGTCGGAGGCGATGCCAAAGCCGAAACCCGCCCGTGTCCCAACGCGCCCCGCGGTGCCTGCCCCACCACCGGTCAGCAAACCGCTCGCGCCCAAACCGGAAGCCTCGGCCGACGAGGACGAGGACGAGGAGGTTGCGGAGGTGCCTCTCGAGCCCGGTTTCATGCGGCAGGCGCGGCGGCGCGCGTTCTGGCACACGCCGGGCATGCGCGCCCTACTGGCGACGCTGGTCGTGCTGCTGGCGACGGCCCTGGTGGTGCAATGGTCCTTGCACAACCGGGACCAGTTGGCCGCGCGGCAGCCGGCATTGGCGCCGCTGCTGTCCCTGCTGTGCGAGCCGCTCGGCTGCGAGGTGGGGCCGGTGCGGCAGATCGATGCCGTGGTGATCGACAGCTCGACCCTGGTGCGCCGGCTCGGCAACTTCTATTCCTTTGATCTGGTGCTCAAGAACAACGCGTCCATGCCCGTGGCCGTGCCGGCGCTGGAGCTCAGTCTCACCGACGCGCGCGATGCCGTGTTGTCCCGGCGGGTGTTCCTGCCCGAAGAACTGCCCGGCGGGCCCACACTGCTGCCCGCCCAGGGCTCCCTGCCGTTGAGCCTGCGCCTGTCCATCAACGACGCGGGCGCTTCCCCCATGGCCGGATACCGCGCGCTGGTTTTTTATCCTTGA